Below is a window of Ruegeria sp. THAF33 DNA.
CCGTTCATGGCGCGGGCCGTTATGTCCTTGACCCGGTCGCCGACGCCGGCCTCATCCGCCAGTTCGTCGATACATTCCTGCTGGATCATCGTGCTGTCCATATCGGCCAGCAGCATCTGTTTGCGCCGTCCTTGCACAGGTTGCACGATCAGGTCCACCCCCATCCCTTGCAGGTCCGCCCAAACGTCCCAGCGATTGTCGGGGATGGCGTTCAACTCGAACTCTGCCGCCTCATCCGGGTTGAGCCAGAGGATGTCCCCGCCACCCCACGCATTGCGCAATGATTCGGGCAATGCGCTGTCCAGCGAAGGCGCTGCCGGATTGGTCAGCAAAGTGGCGACATACATCTTCAATCTCCAAATTTCTTGGCCGGGCGAGGTGATCTAGGGGGTCAACGGCAAACGGCCCTGATCGGTCAATTCCCAGCAGGTCTGCCCTTCGAACACCGCGACACCCACCGGGCGCCCATATCCGGCACCTGTGTCCAGATTGACGCGATTTCCATAATGCGTTGCCCGGTCTACCGGAGTATGGCCATGCACGATCAGCTTGGGATGCGGGCCCCGATGGGCATGAAAATCCTGCCTGATCCAGACCAGGTCGTTGTCGCGCTGCGCGTTGAGCGGTACGCCCGGGCGAATGCCTGCGTGAACAAAGGCAAGCTCGGGCGTCTGATGCATCAGAACCAGATCTCGCAAAAAGGTCAGGTGCGATTTCGGCACCGCCGCCTGCGCCATCTGATGCAGATCTTCCAGGCGAATCTGGCCTTCGAATTCCACCCCATAACTGCGCAGGGTCTCGACCCCACCCAGCCTTTCATGCAGCCAATGATAACCGACAAGCAAATGCGGATCGTGACGCGGCGTATCCTCCATGAACCAGGCGAACATGCGATCATGGTTGCCCAGCAGAGTGACCCAGTTCAGGCCCGCATCGCGCCCGGCAATCAGACGCTCGATCAGCCCGCGGCTGTCAGGGCCGCGATCCACGTAATCACCCAGAAACACGATCTGGGCGTCCGGGCCGCCATCGCCCCGGATCAGAGACAGCGCACGTTCCAGCTCGGCCACCTGCCCGTGCAGATCACCAACAACGTAGACAGGCTGTGTCATAGATCCTCCGACGGTAGGGTTCAGCTCGCTTGTGCCGCAGATTGCAGCCCGAGAAAACAAAGGACCCGGGCCTTCGGTCAACCGGGTCCTGAACTGTTTCTCAAACTCAACAGGCCACGTCAGGTGACATCAAAT
It encodes the following:
- a CDS encoding metallophosphoesterase family protein, which produces MTQPVYVVGDLHGQVAELERALSLIRGDGGPDAQIVFLGDYVDRGPDSRGLIERLIAGRDAGLNWVTLLGNHDRMFAWFMEDTPRHDPHLLVGYHWLHERLGGVETLRSYGVEFEGQIRLEDLHQMAQAAVPKSHLTFLRDLVLMHQTPELAFVHAGIRPGVPLNAQRDNDLVWIRQDFHAHRGPHPKLIVHGHTPVDRATHYGNRVNLDTGAGYGRPVGVAVFEGQTCWELTDQGRLPLTP